Below is a window of Nocardia asteroides DNA.
CGGCCCGGGCTCACGGTGCCCGCCTCGAAAGCCCAGTGCTCGCCGCGCCAGCCGGGGTAGTCGGCATGCCAGCGGGCGATCAGGCGCGGGTCCTCGAGCGAGGCGACGACGCCGGCCGATCCGGTGTACTGCAGCCGCTCGTACTTGTGGCGGGTGACGGTGTCGACCGCGGCGACGGTGGCGAGGGAAGACATGGGTGATCCTTCCGGGATCGAGGAGAGGGGTGATCGACCTGACGAGGCGCTCCCGGACCGATGGCCCGGATGCCGCGGTGGCGCGTCACCGCTCGACGCCGAGTATGCCGCGCGCGACGACACTACGCGCAGTGTTTTGAAAATCCTGTTCTTCTGATTAACGGTTACCCGTCATCGGCCGGTCGCGATCACCACGACGGGCGCACCCGGCCCGGCGTGACCACCCGGGCGATGGCATTCCTGAGCTGCGCCAAGCTTGCCGGGCCGAGGGTGTCGGCCCAGCGGGCGGTGAAGTCGGCGGCGGCCGCGTCGGCGGCTCTGGTGCAGGCCCAGCCGCGCTCGGTGAGGGTGATCAGCCGGGCGCGCGCGTCGCGCGGGTGGGGATTGCGCGCGGCGTAGCCCTTGGTCACCAGCTCGTCGACGAGCTGACTGGCCGCCTGCTTGGTGACGCCGAGGTGCTCGGCGATCTCGCCCACGGTCGCGCCGTCGGGCGCCATCCGGACGAAGGCGAAACCGTGCGCGGGCCGGATGTCGGTGAAGCCCGCCGCCGTCACGCCCGCCTGGATCGCGGTGCTCACCTCGGCGGCCGCCGCCAGCAGGAGCAGGGGCAGATCGCCTGCCGGTGGGGGTTTCTCGGGCACGTCGGTCATTCTGGCACTTGACATGATGGTCAATCTACTTGACTATATGGACAAGCAGCTTGACTATTTGGGAGGCATACATGCCGGTCGTCCGTTCCGCCGACGCGCAGGTCCACGAAATCCACAACGCCCGCTTCACCTCGCTCGTCCGTCCCGGCACCGGCAGTGCCGAACTCTGCGTCTGGCAGACCGAGATCGCGCCCGACTCGGAGGGCGTGCCGCACCGGATCCTGGGCGAGGAGGCCTTCGTCCTGCTCTCCGGCGCGGTGAC
It encodes the following:
- a CDS encoding MarR family winged helix-turn-helix transcriptional regulator, yielding MSSARMTDVPEKPPPAGDLPLLLLAAAAEVSTAIQAGVTAAGFTDIRPAHGFAFVRMAPDGATVGEIAEHLGVTKQAASQLVDELVTKGYAARNPHPRDARARLITLTERGWACTRAADAAAADFTARWADTLGPASLAQLRNAIARVVTPGRVRPSW
- a CDS encoding cupin domain-containing protein, whose product is MPVVRSADAQVHEIHNARFTSLVRPGTGSAELCVWQTEIAPDSEGVPHRILGEEAFVLLSGAVTITIDGESVPMRAGDAAVAPAGSMLGISNAAAEPAVFLVTVRAGFSAQLPDGSTFVPPWAS